In Acropora muricata isolate sample 2 chromosome 11, ASM3666990v1, whole genome shotgun sequence, one DNA window encodes the following:
- the LOC136891138 gene encoding uncharacterized protein — protein sequence MYLNSFVPKTKHNCGCISQVCIYKGIFRFWSALCGLLGDKYSIASSCLVHKTCTVHMAFFNSLRGAKQLLREANNPRNGAKQILRDSTHLLRETKQILSDSKQLLREANNPRNGAKQILRDSTHLLRETKQILPDSQQLLREANNPRNGAKQILRDSTHLLREAKQILPDSQQLLREANNPSNGAIQIQTLGKVTENLLWETIFRYNVVNSHNMAFNGIESENFLDETCAITRNIRQANHTLAMYMIIELRKNKFIIKSTNYFETNNASTKIVPRIDYKKGYSYRVSNQPKVSGCSENHRHSLSCLHSVCHKPRDREPSRISLKKVIKLLKCRKFRKKRKRMLVKGIPVSSVLYNIATNYNHWRLKYIRSDDSFYSYYFRAVCKVSAMYNTTKQTLLLSGDVELNPGPLTDNTINDVCFYNNSDFTLRYRMLRHRLIPLDVGGEGDCFFRSVSHQLYGNSNSHLTIRSLGVRYLKDNPERFIESIVGMSWSQYLTNMSLQGTWANHIIIQAVADAMNLKIHIIESDSNYREITLVQPANATSDIRSIYIGHMGQMHYVSTCNSFEQDSNHRNANNIQQAIPNDSVQNEFSEIVTDKDTGIIKNNSNQTQKRDRAAYMRQYRKLNNSPEKRLKRNEYLKKYREMNASPEKRSKTNEYLKKYREINASPEKRLKTNEYQREYRQGHKTSMEFAINRFHEIVNQGPLYVCTCCDQLWYKHSVRCTNKLRQSKPDIVKYLLNKTSVGNKEWVCQTCSRYLMKNKVPPCSIANGMAFPVKPDFFDLNELECRLVAPRIAFQKLMQAPRGRQLKIHGNIVNVPADVTHTVSILPRLQNQTATIKVNLKRMLTYKSSALSLNVRPYKVFEAANWLISHSNLYKDEGIILNNDWINQHSQDANDVNNDNSNLQQDTSDETSDNEEIIHNEIPQDESESTAGVTDTMFTATDFLEDEERQNILNIAPGEGNRPLSVFRDKYCEELAYPGIFLGQARPDNKQRLVNITYSDICKSELRQSDRRAAMCIENIFYKTKKLQMKILLGKSHIALRKCKGNKKITAGQIKQQGTLDRLIRHDDGYKFLNALRGSPPYFEKAKKDLFAMIRQLGPATLFCSFSSAETQWIHLLQILGQLVDHKEYTDEEISNFNWDNRCRLIQSDPVTCARHFDYQVNQFLTNFLFSSAEPLGKISDWFYRVEYQQRGSPHIHMLLWLENVPKFQEDSDNDVTAFIDKIITCQKSIDNVELLNLVNRQVHRHSHTCRKNTSSKCRFNYPQPPMKQTMILYPLDEETSDSEIRMHKNNWKLIKTCVDENKDDEDITFDELLSKLNITEENYLLAIRSSLNTPTIFLKRNYNEVHINNYNPACLSAWRANMDIQYVLDVYACAVYIANYISKGQKGMSDLLREACHEARQGNNSIKQQVRDIGSKFLNNVEISAQEAVYIVLQLPMRKSSRHIIFINTSPPNERVELLKPMDDIKNMEDDSEEIYSSGLLNRYCKRPQKLENLTLADWAAWYDCAGKPYIKQTDELDIDGLPLENFIDDNQNDDEIDDKTTCSKTKKRTKARIIRSVWFNKEAEPEKHYRELLMLFTSWRNEETDVLGSFSSYQDRYMLLSDVINEQMKQYAVCNEDFNEIQQEMNRIEDRFDEIAPCAQSLEQQDKAEGDKDLHPDFAGNYNLSDDLGIPSVNNSEPLIMNELPDDEYRHIVQTLNKEQKEFFYHVLHLIKTSEEPFYCFLSGGAGVGKSHVTKALYQAALKYYNTRPGINFNETKVLMLAPTGKAAYNIKGNTIHSALAIPACQSLKNYKSLDSSRLNTLRSQIGRLKLIFIDEISMVGNTMFTVQIYNRLKDIKGSSLPFGGVSIVAIGDLFQLQPVMDGYIFKNMDNNEYGVLAPNVWQELFKMFELKQIMRQRESKDFAELLNRLREGNHTKQDIQKLKQRIISITNHEYPKDAPHVFIQNAKVNDFNARAHNALPGIKYSIKAHDSVIGADSQQLRDKILSQIPNDPRKTKQLHSVLQLAVGERTEISLNTRTDDGMTNGAGNVIKLIQVQPTGTPSGVIWVQFDHPDVGQKTRQDNRQLYINGIQPTWTPIKPITTQFAVGRTRSVQVVRKQFPLRPAAAKSIHRSQGDTESRIVVNLETRRAIPHIHYVGLSRVTTINGLFITDLCEDKIAVSNDVQTEMQRLRTEGQLPLSIKPIYEAPNNSIKICFLNARSLHKHVDDIRHDLNYLSTDVNIFSETRFSQLDDDNLYHIKDYTLFRNDDTTRVSQNTRPFGGMAVYSHLDYYPGYPYCANTNGVEITVIRLMIMPHISIVGVYRSPAVPITQLCSVVQHMLDCLPTQVNIFMGDFNVNYFNSSQSASLNNLFVRDNNYRQLVSSFTTDRNTCIDHKSSILICLNHKYIFRF from the coding sequence atgtatttaaactcttttgtgcctaaaactaagcacaattgtggatgtatttctcaagtttgtatttataaaggaatcttccgattttggagtgctttatgtggtttgcttggcgacaaatactcgattgcatcatcatgtttaGTGCACAAGACCTGTACTGTCCATATGGCGTTCTTCAATTCCCTTCGGGgagcaaaacaactccttcgggaggcaaataatcccagaaatggggcaaaacaaatccttcgggattcaACACAtctccttcgggagacaaaacaaatcctttcggattcaaaacaactccttcgtgaggcaaataatcccagaaatggggcaaaacaaatccttcgggattcaACACATCTCCTTCGGGAGACGAAACAAATCCTTCCGGATTCACaacaactccttcgggaggcaaataatcccagaaatggggcaaaacaaatccttcgggattcaACACATCTCCTTCGGGaggcaaaacaaatccttccGGATTCACaacaactccttcgggaggcAAATAATCCCAGTAATGGGGCAATACAAATCCAAACCCTCGGTAaagtgactgaaaatttactttgggaaaccATTTTTCGTTACAATGTGGTAAATAGTCACAATATGGCGTTCAATGGCATTGAGTCTGAAAATTTTTTGGACGAAACATGTGCCATTACACGAAATATAAGGCAAGCAAACCACACTTTAGCAATGTATATGATAATAGAACTTCGTAAGAATAAATTCATAATAAAATCtacgaattattttgaaacaaataatgcatctacaaagattgtgcctagaatagactacaaaaaaggttattcttaTCGTGTATCTAATCAACCCAAGGTATCTGGGTGTAGTGAAAACCATAGACATTCTTTATCATGTTTACATTCTGTATGTCACAAACCTAGAGACAGAGAACCATCTAGAATATCGTTAAAAAAAGTTATCAAATTACTTAAGTgtagaaaattcagaaaaaagagaaaacgcaTGCTTGTAAAGGGCATACCTGTTTCCTCTGTTTTATACAATATTGCTACAAATTATAACCATTGGAGATTGAAATACATTAGAAGTGATGATAGTTTCTATAGTTATTATTTTAGAGCCGTTTGTAAAGTATCAGCGATGTataatacaacaaaacaaactcTGCTATTGTCAGGTGACGTGGAATTGAATCCTGGGCCTTTAACGGATAATACTATAAATGATGTATGTTTTTATAATAATTCTGATTTTACACTGAGATATAGAATGCTACGGCATAGACTAATACCATTGGATGTTGGTGGAGAAGGTGATTGTTTTTTCCGATCAGTATCACATCAGCTATATGGTAATTCAAATAGTCATCTTACTATTAGATCATTAGGTGTCAGATACTTGAAAGACAACCCAGAAAGATTTATTGAGAGTATTGTAGGGATGTCTTGGTCACAATATTTAACAAACATGTCTTTACAAGGAACATGGGCCAATCATATTATAATACAGGCTGTAGCTGATGCAATGAATCTAAAGATTCATATAATAGAATCAGATTCTAATTATAGAGAGATAACATTGGTTCAACCAGCAAATGCGACATCTGATATTAGATCAATATATATAGGGCATATGGGACAAATGCATTATGTATCAACATGTAATTCATTTGAGCAAGACTCAAATCATAGAAATGCTAATAACATTCAACAAGCTATTCCAAATGATTCAGTACAAAATGAGTTTTCTGAAATAGTCACAGACAAAGATACAGgtataattaaaaacaatagtAATCAAACACAAAAACGTGATAGAGCTGCCTACATGAGACAATACAGGAAACTAAACAATTCACCAGAAAAACGATTAAAGAGAAATGAGTACTTAAAAAAATACAGAGAAATGAATGCATCACCAGAAAAACGATCAAAGACAAATGAGTACTTAAAAAAATACAGAGAAATAAATGCATCACCAGAAAAAAGACTAAAGACAAATGAGTACCAAAGAGAATATAGACAAGGACATAAAACATCTATGGAATTTGCAATAAACAGATTCCATGAAATTGTAAATCAAGGACCGCTTTATGTTTGCACGTGTTGTGATCAACTATGGTATAAACATAGTGTACGCTGTACCAATAAGCTCAGGCAGTCAAAACCTGACATTGTTAAATATCTATTAAATAAGACAagtgttggaaataaagaatGGGTTTGTCAAACATGCTCTAGatatttaatgaaaaataaagtcCCACCATGCTCTATAGCTAATGGTATGGCATTTCCAGTCAAACCAGATTTCTTTGATCTGAATGAATTAGAATGTAGATTAGTGGCACCAAGAATAGCATTTCAAAAATTAATGCAAGCGCCTAGAGGAAGACAACTTAAAATACATGGTAATATTGTTAATGTACCTGCTGACGTCACTCATACAGTTAGTATATTACCAAGATTGCAGAATCAAACAGCTACAATTAAAGTTAACTTAAAGCGAATGTTGACATATAAGAGCTCAGCATTATCACTTAACGTGAGACCATATAAAGTGTTTGAGGCAGCAAACTGGCTAATTTCACATAGTAATCTGTATAAAGATGAGGGTATAATATTGAATAATGACTGGATCAATCAGCACAGCCAAGATGCCAATGATGTAAATAATGATAACAGTAACTTACAGCAAGATACAAGTGATGAAACTAGTGATAATGAAGAAATAATTCATAATGAAATCCCTCAAGATGAGTCAGAAAGTACTGCTGGTGTTACTGACACTATGTTTACAGCAACAGACTTTTTGGAAGATGAAGAAAGGCAAAACATACTAAATATTGCTCCAGGTGAAGGGAATAGACCATTAAGTGTTTTCAGAGACAAATATTGTGAAGAGTTGGCTTACCCTGGAATATTTCTTGGGCAAGCACGTCCTGACAATAAGCAAAGATTAGTTAATATCACCTACAGTGATATCTGTAAATCAGAATTGAGACAATCTGATAGAAGAGCTGCAATGTGcattgaaaatatattttacaaaacaaaaaagttgcaAATGAAAATCCTATTAGGAAAGTCGCACATAGCTTTGAGAAAATGCAAGGGTAACAAAAAGATCACAGCAGGACAAATTAAACAGCAAGGAACATTAGATAGATTAATACGTCATGATGATGGATATAAATTTCTGAATGCATTAAGAGGTTCTCCTCCAtactttgaaaaggcaaaaaaagacTTGTTTGCAATGATAAGACAATTAGGTCCTGCTACACTGTTTTGTAGTTTCTCATCAGCAGAAACACAATGGATACACTTACTACAAATTCTTGGTCAGCTTGTAGACCACAAGGAATACACTGATGAAGAAATAAGCAATTTTAACTGGGATAATAGATGTCGCCTAATTCAGAGTGACCCTGTGACATGTGCTAGACACTTTGATTATCAAGTTAATcaatttttgacaaattttttgtTTAGTTCTGCTGAACCATTAGGTAAAATATCTGACTGGTTTTATAGAGTTGAATATCAACAGAGAGGATCTCCTCATATTCACATGTTACTATGGCTTGAAAATGTACCAAAATTTCAAGAAGATAGTGATAATGATGTGACAGCATTTATTGATAAGATAATAACATGTCAAAAGTCAATAGACAATGTTGAATTGCTTAACCTAGTTAATAGGCAAGTGCATAGACATTCACATACATGTCGTAAAAATACTAGCAGCAAATGTAGATTCAACTACCCACAGCctccaatgaaacaaactatgATACTATATCCTCTAGATGAGGAGACATCAGATAGTGAAATAAGAATGCACAAAAACAATTGGAAATTAATTAAAACTTGTGTAGATGAAAATAAAGATGATGAAGATATTACATTTGATGAATTACTCTCGAAACTGAATATTACAGAAGAAAACTATTTGCTTGCTATAAGATCTTCTTTAAATACACCGACTATATTCCTAAAACGGAATTATAATGAGGTacacataaataattataaccCTGCCTGCCTTAGTGCATGGAGGGCTAACATGGACATACAGTATGTGTTAGATGTATATGCTTGTGCTGTGTATATAGCTAATTACATATCAAAAGGTCAAAAAGGCATGAGTGACCTTTTGAGAGAGGCTTGCCATGAAGCAAGACAAGGAAACAATAGTATTAAACAACAAGTTAGAGATATTGGAAGTAAATTCCTTAATAATGTTGAAATTAGTGCTCAAGAGGCAGTGTATATAGTATTACAGCTCCCAATGAGAAAATCATCTCGACATATCATATTTATAAATACATCACCTCCTAATGAAAGAGTAGAACTTCTAAAGCCAATGGATGATATTAAAAACATGGAAGATGACTCTGAAGAGATTTACTCTAGCGGGTTGCTGAATAGATATTGCAAGCGACCACAAAAATTAGAAAATCTGACACTTGCAGATTGGGCTGCATGGTATGATTGTGCAGGAAAGCCATACATAAAACAAACTGATGAGCTTGACATTGATGGTTTACCATTAGAGAATTTTATTGATGATAATCAAAATGATGATGAAATAGATGACAAAACAACATGTagcaaaactaaaaaaagaacTAAAGCCAGAATAATACGAAGTGTTTGGTTCAATAAGGAAGCTGAACCAGAAAAACATTACCGTGAACTGTTAATGCTATTTACATCATGGCGTAATGAGGAAACTGATGTACTTGGATCATTTTCTTCCTATCAGGATCGATATATGTTACTTTCTGATGTAATCAATGAACAAATGAAGCAGTATGCTGTATGCAATGAAGATTTCAATGAAATCCAGCAAGAAATGAATAGGATAGAAGACAGGTTTGATGAAATAGCACCTTGCGCACAAAGTCTTGAACAACAAGACAAAGCTGAAGGGGATAAAGACTTACATCCAGATTTTGCTGGAAATTATAATCTGTCAGATGATTTAGGAATACCGTCAGTGAATAATAGTGAACCACTAATAATGAATGAATTACCAGATGATGAATACAGACATATTGTTCAAACATTAAATAAAGAGCAAAAGGAGTTCTTTTATCATGTATTACATTTGATTAAGACCTCTGAAGAACCATTTTACTGTTTTCTTAGTGGTGGTGCAGGTGTAGGTAAATCACATGTTACTAAAGCCTTGTATCAGGCTGCATTAAAGTATTACAATACAAGACCTGGGATTAATTTTAATGAGACAAAAGTATTGATGCTGGCCCCTACAGGTAAAGCAGCATATAATATAAAGGGAAATACTATTCATAGTGCTTTAGCAATACCAGCTTGTCAGTCATTGAAGAACTATAAAAGTCTTGATTCAAGTAGGCTTAACACGCTAAGAAGTCAAATTGGTAGActaaaactgatattcatagaTGAAATATCAATGGTTGGTAACACTATGTTCACAGTACAAATATATAATAGACTTAAAGATATCAAAGGCAGTTCACTACCATTTGGTGGTGTCAGTATAGTTGCTATTGGGGATTTATTCCAACTGCAACCAGTCATGGATGgttatatatttaaaaatatggACAATAATGAATATGGTGTTCTTGCTCCTAATGTGTGGCAAgaactttttaaaatgtttgaaCTCAAACAAATCATGAGACAAAGAGAAAGTAAAGACTTTGCTGAATTATTGAATAGATTAAGAGAAGGAAATCACACTAAACAAGATattcagaaattaaaacaaagaattattaGTATTACTAATCATGAATATCCTAAAGATGCTCCACATGTCTTCATTCAAAATGCCAAAGTGAATGACTTTAATGCTAGAGCACACAATGCTCTTCCAGGTATAAAATACTCTATTAAAGCACACGATAGTGTTATAGGAGCTGATTCACAGCAACTCAGAGATAAGATACTCAGTCAAATACCTAATGACcctagaaaaacaaaacaattgcaTTCGGTGCTACAGTTAGCAGTCGGCGAAAGAACAGAGATATCTCTGAATACCAGAACTGATGACGGTATGACTAATGGTGCTGGTAATGTTATCAAATTAATACAAGTACAGCCAACAGGCACACCATCTGGTGTGATATGGGTACAATTTGACCATCCTGATGTTGGTCaaaaaacaaggcaagataATAGACAATTGTACATTAATGGTATTCAACCAACATGGACACCAATTAAACCAATTACAACACAATTTGCTGTTGGGAGAACAAGATCTGTTCAGGTCGTAAGGAAACAGTTCCCACTGAGACCTGCTGCAGCTAAAAGTATCCATAGATCACAAGGTGATACTGAATCTAGAATAGTAGTTAACCTTGAAACAAGAAGGGCAATTCCTCACATACATTATGTGGGACTAAGTCGTGTGACAACAATAAATGGTTTATTTATCACAGACCTTTGTGAAGATAAAATAGCTGTGAGTAATGATGTCCAAACAGAGATGCAGCGATTGAGAACAGAAGGGCAGCTGCCACTCTCAATAAAACCCATTTATGAAGCACCAAATAATAgtatcaaaatctgttttctcAATGCACGATCATTACATAAACACGTAGATGACATACGTCATGACTTGAATTACTTGAGCACTGATGTGAATATTTTCTCAGAGACAAGGTTTTCTCAACTAGATGATGACAATTTATATCATATAAAGGATTACACACTATTCAGGAATGATGATACAACAAGAGTATCACAAAATACAAGACCTTTTGGAGGCATGGCAGTTTATAGTCATCTTGATTATTATCCAGGATACCCATATTGTGCCAATACAAATGGTGTTGAAATAACTGTTATCAGATTAATGATCATGCCTCATATATCTATAGTGGGTGTATACAGATCACCAGCAGTACCAATTACACAATTGTGTAGTGTTGTCCAGCATATGCTTGATTGTTTGCCAACTCAAGTTAATATTTTTATGGGAGACTTTAATGTAAATTACTTTAATAGCTCACAGAGTGCATCACtcaataatttatttgtaaGAGACAATAATTATAGACAACTGGTTTCAAGCTTTACAACTGACAGAAATACTTGTATTGATCACAAGTCATCTATACTAATTTGTCTGAATCACAAATACATTTTCAGATTCTAG